The Lysobacter enzymogenes genome window below encodes:
- a CDS encoding DUF6053 domain-containing protein, protein MGGTSAPTPFARYAATGNKSVGTEVPPQQPKHRNPSRSTAYLRCAYSTPGSDDSLPSRFDNWP, encoded by the coding sequence GTGGGAGGGACTTCAGCCCCGACGCCTTTCGCTCGGTACGCGGCGACCGGCAACAAAAGCGTCGGGACTGAAGTCCCGCCACAACAGCCCAAGCATCGGAACCCAAGCCGTTCCACCGCTTACTTGCGCTGCGCGTACTCCACCCCGGGCAGCGACGACAGCTTGCCGAGCAGGTTCGACAACTGGCCGTAG
- a CDS encoding RelA/SpoT family protein, with protein MHGAAAAAQAGEGALDPPPVVAATLDALAMLGADGDTVAAALLHAYPGWAAALGPGWEREHPLVAALLDGQRAAEQVWALHAEPGRQSGSEGLRRLLLAIVRDLRVVPILLARQLARLRHADRLAPATRRELAALTRDIHAPLANRLGIWQLKWELEDLAFRHLEPQTYQKIARLLDEKRVDRERYIEHVKHVLREAMAAQGVRAEIAGRPKHIYSIWKKMQRKDVPIGELYDLRAVRVMVDDLGACYAALGVVHAQWTPIPSEFDDYIARPKRNDYRSLHTAVVGPEGKTLEVQIRTVEMHRQAELGVAAHWKYKEVGSHSADAAFDRKIAWMRRLLDTKTEGGGDEALAGELDTELVEDRVYVLTPKGEVIDLPAGATPLDFAYHVHTEVGHRCRGAKVDGRIVPLDHKLRSGDRVEILTAKTGEPRRDWLVAANGFLASNRSREKVRTWFHKLDRSRNEAAGRELLDKELRRLGLLGAELAPVLERFSLASDGDLYVQVALGYLGPHQVGRALLEHERASAAPAAPAAASSVLAVSSRKPPGKATDFTVEGVGNLLVQLARCCQPLPGEPIVGYLTRGRGVSVHRPGCAAFERLAAAQPQRVLPVEWGRKGSSYEVDIEVLALDRKWLLKEVTNVIAQGNAHVLSIRSDVERNGSQVRLRFRLRVGDYGQLSNLLGKLSSLPGVEYAQRK; from the coding sequence ATGCACGGCGCCGCCGCCGCGGCGCAAGCCGGCGAGGGCGCGCTCGACCCGCCGCCGGTGGTCGCCGCCACCCTCGACGCGCTGGCGATGCTCGGCGCCGACGGCGACACCGTCGCCGCGGCGCTGCTGCACGCCTACCCGGGCTGGGCCGCGGCGCTGGGCCCGGGCTGGGAGCGCGAGCATCCACTGGTCGCCGCGCTGCTCGACGGCCAGCGCGCCGCCGAACAGGTGTGGGCGCTGCACGCCGAACCCGGCCGGCAATCCGGCAGCGAAGGCCTGCGCCGGCTGCTGCTGGCGATCGTGCGCGACCTGCGGGTGGTGCCGATCCTGCTGGCGCGGCAGCTGGCGCGGCTGCGCCACGCCGACCGCCTGGCGCCGGCGACCCGGCGCGAACTGGCCGCGCTGACCCGCGACATCCACGCGCCGCTGGCCAACCGGCTCGGCATCTGGCAGCTCAAGTGGGAACTCGAAGACCTCGCGTTCCGCCACCTGGAGCCGCAGACCTACCAGAAGATCGCGCGCCTGCTCGACGAAAAGCGCGTCGACCGCGAGCGCTACATCGAGCACGTCAAGCACGTGCTGCGCGAGGCGATGGCCGCGCAGGGCGTGCGCGCCGAGATCGCCGGCCGGCCCAAGCACATCTACAGCATCTGGAAGAAGATGCAGCGCAAGGACGTGCCGATCGGCGAGCTCTACGACCTGCGCGCGGTGCGGGTCATGGTCGACGACCTGGGCGCGTGCTACGCCGCGCTCGGCGTGGTCCACGCGCAGTGGACGCCGATCCCGAGCGAGTTCGACGACTACATCGCCCGGCCCAAGCGCAACGACTACCGCTCGCTGCACACCGCCGTGGTCGGGCCGGAAGGCAAGACCCTGGAAGTGCAGATCCGCACCGTCGAGATGCACCGCCAGGCCGAACTCGGCGTGGCCGCGCACTGGAAGTACAAGGAGGTCGGCAGCCACAGCGCCGACGCCGCGTTCGACCGCAAGATCGCCTGGATGCGGCGCCTGCTCGACACCAAGACCGAGGGCGGCGGCGACGAGGCGCTGGCCGGCGAACTCGACACCGAGCTGGTCGAGGACCGCGTCTACGTGCTCACGCCCAAGGGCGAGGTGATCGACCTGCCGGCCGGCGCGACGCCGCTGGATTTCGCCTACCACGTGCATACCGAGGTCGGCCACCGCTGCCGCGGCGCCAAGGTCGACGGGCGGATCGTGCCGCTCGACCACAAGCTGCGCAGCGGCGACCGGGTCGAGATCCTGACCGCGAAGACCGGCGAGCCGCGCCGCGACTGGTTGGTCGCGGCGAACGGCTTCCTCGCCAGCAACCGTTCGCGCGAAAAGGTCCGCACCTGGTTCCACAAGCTCGACCGCTCGCGCAACGAGGCGGCCGGGCGCGAACTGCTGGACAAGGAACTGCGCCGGCTCGGCCTGCTCGGCGCGGAACTGGCGCCGGTGCTGGAGCGCTTCAGCCTGGCCAGCGACGGCGATCTGTACGTGCAGGTGGCGCTGGGTTACCTGGGCCCGCATCAGGTCGGCCGCGCGCTGCTGGAGCACGAGCGCGCCAGCGCGGCGCCGGCCGCGCCGGCGGCGGCGTCGAGCGTGCTCGCGGTGTCTTCGCGCAAGCCGCCCGGCAAGGCCACCGACTTCACCGTCGAAGGCGTCGGCAACCTGCTGGTGCAACTGGCGCGCTGCTGCCAGCCGCTGCCGGGCGAGCCGATCGTCGGCTACCTGACCCGCGGCCGCGGCGTCAGCGTGCACCGCCCCGGCTGCGCCGCGTTCGAGCGCCTGGCCGCGGCCCAGCCGCAGCGGGTGCTGCCGGTGGAGTGGGGGCGCAAGGGCTCCAGCTACGAAGTCGACATCGAAGTGCTGGCGCTGGACCGCAAGTGGCTGCTCAAGGAAGTCACCAACGTCATCGCCCAGGGCAATGCGCACGTGCTGAGCATCCGCAGCGACGTCGAGCGCAACGGCTCGCAGGTGCGGCTGCGCTTCCGCCTGCGCGTGGGCGACTACGGCCAGTTGTCGAACCTGCTCGGCAAGCTGTCGTCGCTGCCCGGGGTGGAGTACGCGCAGCGCAAGTAA
- a CDS encoding ATP-dependent DNA helicase, with protein sequence MDPSRLGVASRAALSDGGEIARKLETFAPRPAQQDLTAAIADAFESRETLLAEAGTGTGKTFAYLVPALLSGLKTIVSTGTRALQDQLYHRDLPRVRDALGVGLKTALLKGRANYLCRYRVEQAKGEPKFSSRDLAAQFQRIVAWSGRTRLGDLAELEALPEESPLLPMVTSTAENCLGSECPFYADCFVVQARQRAQAADVVVVNHHLLLADLALKQEGFGEILPGAQAFVIDEAHQLPELAAQFFGEAISARPLVELARDALAECKSVTGALASLQVPARDLEHSVRVLRTAMDELPVRGTRRRAGEVPAVEDAFDNLEAALANLRDALEPLRGAAPGFDSCHARAAEFIERLARWRGAPVPRPPPEPEEDDDFSPPRREEIPAEAENQDAFAAAQEAAEAQTPPEGRDGSVLWYELTARGFRLSRTPLDVAGPLAAHRERSRAAWVFTSATLTVGGNFQHYARKLGLFEPKTLLAPSPFDWATQALMYLPQGLPDPVVRHYNEAMVERLRPVLEASGGRAFVLFASHRALRETAELLKDGPWPLFVQGEAPRHVLLERFRASGNGVLLGAASFREGVDVAGEALSVVVIDKLPFAAPDDPVFEARLDAIRRRGGNPFRDEQLPQAVIALKQGAGRLIRSESDRGVLVLCDPRLHSKSYGRTFLDSLPPLPRSRRVEDVADFFAGRPLALESASSARDGEDYYYR encoded by the coding sequence ATGGATCCCAGTCGCCTCGGCGTCGCCAGTCGGGCCGCGCTGAGCGACGGCGGCGAGATCGCGCGCAAGCTCGAAACCTTCGCCCCGCGGCCGGCCCAGCAGGATCTGACCGCGGCGATCGCCGACGCGTTCGAAAGCCGCGAGACCCTGCTGGCCGAGGCCGGCACCGGCACCGGCAAGACCTTCGCCTATCTGGTGCCGGCGCTGCTGTCGGGGCTGAAGACCATCGTCTCCACCGGCACCCGCGCGCTGCAGGACCAGCTCTATCACCGCGACCTGCCGCGGGTGCGCGATGCGCTCGGCGTGGGCTTGAAGACCGCGCTGCTGAAGGGCCGCGCGAATTATCTGTGCCGCTATCGCGTGGAGCAGGCCAAGGGCGAGCCGAAGTTCTCCTCGCGCGATCTGGCCGCGCAGTTCCAGCGCATCGTCGCCTGGTCCGGGCGCACCCGCCTGGGTGACTTGGCCGAACTCGAAGCGCTGCCGGAAGAATCGCCGCTGCTGCCGATGGTGACCTCGACCGCGGAGAACTGCCTCGGCAGCGAATGCCCGTTCTACGCCGACTGCTTCGTGGTCCAGGCGCGCCAGCGCGCGCAGGCGGCCGACGTGGTGGTGGTCAACCATCATCTGCTGCTCGCCGATCTGGCGCTGAAGCAGGAAGGCTTCGGCGAAATCCTGCCGGGCGCGCAGGCGTTCGTGATCGACGAGGCGCACCAGCTGCCCGAGCTGGCCGCGCAGTTCTTCGGCGAGGCGATCAGCGCGCGGCCGCTGGTGGAACTGGCGCGCGACGCGCTGGCCGAATGCAAGAGCGTGACCGGCGCGCTGGCGAGCCTGCAGGTGCCGGCGCGCGACCTGGAGCATTCGGTGCGCGTGCTGCGCACGGCGATGGACGAACTGCCGGTGCGCGGCACCCGCCGCCGCGCCGGCGAAGTGCCGGCGGTCGAGGACGCGTTCGACAACCTGGAAGCGGCGCTGGCCAATCTGCGCGACGCGCTGGAACCGCTGCGCGGCGCCGCGCCGGGCTTCGACAGCTGCCACGCGCGCGCGGCGGAGTTCATCGAACGGCTCGCCCGCTGGCGCGGCGCGCCGGTGCCGCGTCCGCCGCCGGAGCCCGAGGAAGACGACGATTTCTCGCCGCCGCGGCGCGAGGAGATTCCGGCCGAGGCCGAGAACCAGGACGCGTTCGCCGCCGCGCAGGAAGCCGCCGAAGCGCAGACGCCGCCGGAAGGCCGCGACGGCAGCGTGCTGTGGTACGAGCTGACCGCGCGCGGTTTCCGCCTCAGCCGCACCCCGCTCGACGTGGCCGGGCCGCTGGCCGCGCACCGCGAACGTTCGCGCGCGGCCTGGGTGTTCACCTCGGCCACGCTGACCGTCGGCGGCAATTTCCAGCACTACGCGCGCAAGCTCGGCCTGTTCGAGCCGAAGACCTTGCTCGCGCCGAGCCCGTTCGACTGGGCCACGCAAGCCTTGATGTATCTGCCGCAAGGGCTGCCCGATCCGGTCGTGCGCCATTACAACGAGGCCATGGTCGAACGCCTGCGGCCGGTGCTGGAAGCCTCCGGCGGCCGCGCCTTCGTGCTGTTCGCCTCGCACCGCGCGCTGCGCGAGACCGCCGAACTGCTCAAGGACGGGCCGTGGCCGCTGTTCGTCCAGGGCGAGGCGCCGCGGCACGTGCTGCTGGAGCGCTTCCGCGCGTCCGGCAACGGCGTGCTGCTCGGCGCGGCGAGTTTCCGCGAGGGCGTGGACGTGGCCGGCGAGGCGCTGAGCGTGGTGGTCATCGACAAGCTGCCGTTCGCCGCGCCCGACGACCCGGTGTTCGAGGCGCGCCTGGACGCGATCCGCCGCCGCGGCGGCAACCCGTTCCGCGACGAACAGCTGCCGCAGGCGGTGATCGCGCTGAAGCAGGGCGCCGGCCGGCTGATCCGCAGCGAAAGCGATCGCGGCGTGCTGGTGCTGTGCGACCCGCGCCTGCACAGCAAGAGCTACGGCCGCACCTTCCTGGACTCGCTGCCGCCGCTGCCGCGCAGCCGCCGGGTCGAGGACGTCGCCGACTTCTTCGCCGGCCGTCCCTTGGCCCTAGAATCGGCCTCGTCCGCGCGCGACGGCGAGGACTACTACTACCGCTGA
- the mrcB gene encoding penicillin-binding protein 1B — MARIDYDEDEHDDNDGQAGPGWRRRLVTWTLAAGGLGLGFLIPYTLYLNHEVGERFGQLQWQIPTRVYARPLEVAPGAALDAATLKTELDAASYREDGGERPGTYARDGGRFTIASRGFNDVDGPVQPRRIEVSVSGGRVAAVRDLTSKKALRVARLDPARIATLYGQKQEERRLVRIEEVPELLVTGLQAVEDRDFNHHFGIDLSGMARAAFKNVAAGRAKQGASTLTQQLARSGLLGIGQEQTLTRKGKEIIYALLIEARYDKRTILEAYFNQVYLGQRGSQAIHGVAAASEFWFGRDLRDLNTEQIALLIGIVRGPSYYDPRRNPERALGRRNFVLGEMLETGLIKQEEHDRAVKTPLEITQNPGNIAANRFPAYVDLIRRQLARDYPADALAGAGLSVMSGMSPAAQAQAEGAVARTLKSLDNKRRPPLQAGLVVTDVHNGEVVAVVGSREFTQPGFNRAVEAQRPVGSLLKPFVYLLALARPSEFNLSTWIDDSPVTVKLGRGRNWNPGNSDGRSHGLVRMVDALAMSYNQATVRVGMQVSPEAIGELTQKLAGIQAPNNPSLILGAVDQSPYAMAQLYQFLASGGEVQPLHAVRGVLDAQGKAVKRYDKEPAPAQEGDAIAARLITIALQQAVTNGTGRQLIGDGLGKLQPAGKTGTSNDGRDSWFAGWTGDHLAVIWVGNDQNQTTGLYGATGAMRVWSAIFSRLPTAPLQVTDKGIDWQPVIGSNSTDAACAGARRFPFVAGFAPQYAPCPAPQPEAEESSGGGWREWFGIGKDKDEPAREPAPTPPSPEQ; from the coding sequence GTGGCCCGAATCGATTACGACGAAGACGAGCACGACGACAACGACGGGCAGGCCGGGCCGGGCTGGCGTCGCCGGCTGGTGACCTGGACCCTGGCCGCCGGCGGTCTCGGCCTCGGTTTCCTGATCCCGTACACGCTCTATCTCAACCACGAAGTCGGCGAACGCTTCGGCCAGCTGCAGTGGCAGATCCCGACCCGGGTCTACGCGCGTCCGCTCGAAGTCGCGCCCGGCGCGGCGCTCGACGCGGCCACGCTGAAGACCGAACTCGATGCCGCGTCGTACCGCGAGGACGGCGGCGAGCGCCCGGGCACCTACGCCCGCGACGGCGGCCGCTTCACCATCGCCAGCCGCGGCTTCAACGACGTCGACGGGCCGGTGCAGCCGCGCCGGATCGAAGTCAGCGTATCCGGCGGCCGCGTCGCCGCGGTGCGCGACCTGACCAGCAAGAAAGCGCTGCGCGTGGCGCGGCTGGACCCGGCGCGCATCGCCACGCTGTACGGCCAGAAGCAGGAAGAACGGCGGCTGGTGCGGATCGAGGAAGTGCCCGAGTTGCTGGTCACCGGTTTGCAGGCGGTCGAAGACCGCGACTTCAACCACCACTTCGGCATCGACCTGTCGGGCATGGCCCGCGCCGCGTTCAAGAACGTCGCCGCCGGCCGCGCCAAGCAGGGCGCCAGCACCCTGACCCAGCAGCTCGCGCGCAGCGGCCTGCTCGGGATCGGCCAGGAACAGACCCTGACCCGCAAGGGCAAGGAGATCATCTACGCACTGCTGATCGAGGCGCGCTACGACAAGCGCACGATCCTGGAGGCGTACTTCAACCAGGTCTACCTCGGCCAGCGCGGCTCGCAGGCCATCCACGGCGTCGCCGCCGCGTCGGAGTTCTGGTTCGGGCGCGATCTGCGCGACCTCAACACCGAGCAGATCGCGCTGTTGATCGGCATCGTCCGCGGCCCGTCGTACTACGACCCGCGGCGCAATCCCGAGCGCGCGCTGGGCCGGCGCAATTTCGTCCTCGGCGAGATGCTCGAAACCGGGCTGATCAAGCAGGAAGAACACGACCGCGCGGTCAAGACGCCGCTGGAAATCACCCAGAACCCCGGCAACATCGCCGCCAACCGCTTCCCCGCGTACGTCGACCTGATCCGCCGCCAGCTCGCCCGCGACTATCCGGCCGATGCGCTGGCCGGCGCCGGCCTGAGCGTGATGAGCGGCATGTCGCCGGCCGCGCAGGCGCAGGCCGAAGGCGCGGTCGCGCGCACGCTCAAGAGCCTGGACAACAAGCGCCGCCCGCCGCTGCAGGCCGGGCTGGTGGTCACCGACGTGCACAACGGCGAAGTGGTCGCCGTGGTCGGCAGCCGCGAATTCACCCAGCCGGGCTTCAACCGCGCGGTCGAGGCGCAGCGTCCGGTCGGCTCGCTGCTCAAGCCGTTCGTGTACCTGCTGGCGCTGGCGCGGCCGAGCGAGTTCAACCTGTCGACCTGGATCGACGATTCGCCGGTGACGGTCAAGCTCGGCCGCGGCCGCAACTGGAACCCCGGCAATTCCGACGGCCGCAGCCACGGCCTGGTGCGCATGGTCGATGCGCTGGCGATGTCGTACAACCAGGCCACCGTGCGCGTCGGCATGCAGGTCTCGCCCGAAGCGATCGGCGAACTGACCCAGAAGCTCGCCGGCATCCAGGCGCCGAACAATCCCTCGCTGATCCTCGGCGCGGTCGACCAAAGCCCGTACGCGATGGCCCAGCTGTACCAGTTCCTCGCCTCCGGCGGCGAAGTGCAGCCGCTGCACGCGGTGCGCGGCGTGCTCGACGCGCAGGGCAAGGCGGTCAAGCGCTACGACAAGGAACCCGCGCCGGCGCAGGAAGGCGACGCGATCGCCGCGCGCCTGATCACCATCGCCCTGCAGCAGGCGGTCACCAACGGCACCGGCCGCCAGCTGATCGGCGACGGCCTGGGCAAGCTGCAGCCGGCCGGCAAGACCGGCACCAGCAACGACGGCCGCGACAGCTGGTTCGCCGGCTGGACCGGCGATCATCTGGCGGTGATCTGGGTCGGCAACGACCAGAACCAGACCACCGGCCTGTACGGCGCCACCGGCGCGATGCGGGTGTGGTCGGCGATCTTCTCGCGCCTGCCGACCGCGCCGCTGCAGGTCACCGACAAGGGCATCGACTGGCAGCCGGTGATCGGCAGCAACAGCACCGACGCGGCCTGCGCCGGCGCGCGCCGGTTCCCGTTCGTCGCCGGCTTCGCGCCGCAGTACGCGCCGTGTCCGGCGCCGCAGCCGGAAGCCGAGGAATCCAGCGGCGGCGGCTGGCGCGAATGGTTCGGCATCGGCAAGGACAAGGACGAGCCTGCGCGCGAGCCGGCGCCCACTCCCCCGTCCCCGGAGCAGTAA
- a CDS encoding glycosyltransferase family 2 protein, whose translation MSDSAVPACADVCAAIVTYHPQIELLRAVVAAVRPQVGRVLIFDNASPGAEVAALFDELRAQGVQVLRSERNVGLGSAINHAARLAREAGFAQILLMDQDSLVGAGMVATLQRSLRELQAQGPVAAVGPQFRDQRTGAVAPFVRIAFPLNRKLFGGPGQTVDCDFLITSGSLLPLDALDAVGGMDEGLFIDNVDIEWSSRAKYRGYKLYGVCDAHMQHRIGDLVAISALLPAYKTVVHSPTRLYYMMRNRVLLYRRAEVPARWTAQDLPRLVLKFVGTAVFLRPRLGYLRAMLSGLRDGIAGRLGPMPPRG comes from the coding sequence ATGAGCGACTCCGCCGTCCCCGCCTGCGCCGACGTGTGCGCGGCGATCGTCACCTATCACCCGCAGATCGAGCTGCTGCGCGCCGTCGTCGCCGCGGTGCGGCCGCAGGTCGGCCGGGTGCTGATCTTCGACAACGCCAGCCCCGGCGCCGAAGTCGCGGCCTTGTTCGACGAACTGCGCGCGCAGGGCGTGCAGGTGCTGCGCAGCGAACGCAACGTCGGCCTCGGCAGCGCGATCAACCATGCCGCGCGGCTCGCGCGCGAGGCCGGGTTCGCGCAGATCCTGCTGATGGACCAGGACAGCCTGGTCGGCGCCGGCATGGTCGCGACCTTGCAGCGCAGCCTGCGCGAATTGCAGGCGCAGGGCCCGGTCGCCGCGGTCGGCCCGCAGTTCCGCGACCAGCGCACCGGCGCGGTCGCGCCGTTCGTGCGCATCGCGTTTCCGCTGAACCGCAAGCTGTTCGGCGGGCCGGGGCAGACGGTGGACTGCGACTTCCTGATCACCTCGGGCAGCCTGCTGCCGCTGGACGCGCTCGACGCGGTCGGCGGCATGGACGAGGGTTTGTTCATCGACAACGTCGACATCGAATGGAGCTCGCGCGCCAAATACCGCGGCTACAAGCTGTACGGCGTCTGCGACGCGCACATGCAGCACCGCATCGGCGACCTGGTCGCGATCAGCGCCCTGCTGCCGGCGTACAAGACCGTGGTGCACAGCCCGACCCGGCTGTACTACATGATGCGCAACCGCGTGCTGCTGTACCGCCGCGCCGAGGTGCCGGCGCGCTGGACCGCGCAGGACCTGCCGCGGCTGGTGCTGAAGTTCGTCGGCACCGCGGTGTTCCTGAGACCGCGGCTGGGCTATCTGCGGGCGATGCTGAGCGGCTTGCGCGACGGCATCGCCGGGCGGTTGGGGCCGATGCCGCCGCGTGGGTGA